A window from Opitutia bacterium ISCC 52 encodes these proteins:
- a CDS encoding fatty acid desaturase, protein MYKQFRADKYFFLKYYVINLIFYSVACTALAFYTGLFSGSYAWLWFLAIVPVILPDFKVIALGGAICTGLFFFFMPFHWWYLLGIPLGAYLGVQSGAWMHNACHGNLKPKWLNRFVGELCGLQQLPGVAGWWVTHIIHHQYPDDPDLDPHPSHGVTYCGFIRNMKVTMRKAMTHNFFNLWGKTKETKRIWAMVDLTLPINRYLRALFMLLLFSPPVFFFVWIPSYLTNITFYAHLNYATHRPNEKGDFEILDVNRSWYYRFMNWMAQGCYFYKTHHWRPHSINPMKMDPTKEDAYVFFVLEGNREAAEKPRVEKAS, encoded by the coding sequence ATGTATAAACAATTTCGTGCTGATAAATACTTCTTTTTGAAGTATTATGTGATCAACCTGATCTTTTACTCGGTCGCCTGTACGGCTCTGGCTTTCTATACAGGCCTATTCTCTGGATCCTATGCCTGGCTTTGGTTTCTGGCAATTGTTCCGGTCATTTTGCCCGACTTTAAAGTGATCGCTTTGGGAGGAGCTATTTGCACCGGGTTATTCTTCTTTTTTATGCCCTTCCATTGGTGGTATCTGCTGGGAATACCGTTGGGTGCTTACTTGGGAGTTCAATCTGGTGCGTGGATGCACAACGCCTGTCATGGTAATCTCAAGCCCAAGTGGTTGAACAGATTCGTAGGGGAATTGTGCGGGCTGCAACAGTTGCCAGGAGTAGCAGGTTGGTGGGTGACACACATTATTCATCATCAGTATCCGGATGATCCTGATTTGGATCCGCATCCGTCTCACGGTGTAACTTATTGTGGCTTTATTCGTAATATGAAGGTGACGATGCGCAAAGCTATGACCCATAATTTCTTCAATCTTTGGGGAAAAACCAAAGAGACCAAACGTATCTGGGCGATGGTGGATCTTACGCTTCCGATTAATCGCTATTTGCGGGCCTTGTTTATGTTACTGCTATTTTCCCCACCCGTCTTTTTCTTCGTTTGGATTCCATCCTATCTGACAAACATTACATTCTACGCGCATTTGAATTATGCGACTCACCGTCCCAACGAAAAGGGGGATTTTGAAATCCTGGATGTAAATCGAAGTTGGTACTACAGATTCATGAATTGGATGGCTCAAGGGTGTTACTTTTATAAGACGCATCATTGGAGACCTCACTCCATTAACCCCATGAAAATGGATCCAACGAAGGAAGATGCCTATGTGTTCTTCGTCCTGGAGGGGAACCGGGAGGCTGCGGAAAAGCCAAGAGTAGAGAAGGCTTCCTGA
- a CDS encoding bifunctional metallophosphatase/5'-nucleotidase: MNSRLLKVFLLGYLVCFGATLLAEKREVTLLFTNDFESAFDPIPAYWRDDIELIGGAPQIATLVNNIREEEELVFLFDSGDIFTGILSKLTEGAVPMEMMITMGYDAMAIGNHEFEYGWESFAEQKNRLPFPVLGANMFYADTGRRYAQPYTIVERDGFRIGVVGIMGQDAGTAIIPSHVAGVDVRDPIPVVQAWVDELRPQVDIVLALTHQGKTAPMQTDDEAHPEIHRGIEADYRMAGAVKGIDVLFGGHADAGTEEAVVHKKTGTLIMQTYGQGTRLGQLKLSFDTEFKEIVSHEGRLIPVVSNELEPHPVIVEKLAHYRAQFPELEETVFYAQERLSRAYNEESDLGNLYADILRDELEAEIGFINAGALRKDLPQGDVPLADLMDSFPFQDEVVVLEMTGAQIMDVLEQSLTLERGLLQLSGPKVRYHKQRSTANRVYTVEMEKYSLKLSQTYKVATIEILAQGGDLFSAFTEAKRLTPKGSQITFADMLKENLSRRQVVGLPVRGRMIPVLD; the protein is encoded by the coding sequence ATGAATTCTCGCCTACTAAAGGTTTTTCTACTCGGGTATTTGGTTTGTTTTGGCGCTACGTTGTTAGCTGAAAAACGAGAAGTAACCTTACTGTTCACCAATGACTTTGAAAGTGCGTTCGATCCAATACCAGCCTATTGGCGTGATGATATCGAACTGATTGGTGGTGCTCCTCAAATTGCAACCTTGGTAAATAATATCCGGGAAGAAGAGGAATTAGTATTCCTGTTTGATTCAGGAGACATTTTTACCGGGATTCTCTCAAAATTGACGGAGGGAGCGGTGCCTATGGAAATGATGATCACCATGGGCTACGATGCCATGGCGATTGGCAATCACGAGTTTGAGTATGGATGGGAGAGTTTTGCAGAGCAGAAGAACCGACTTCCTTTCCCTGTGCTGGGGGCCAATATGTTTTATGCCGATACGGGGCGAAGGTATGCCCAGCCCTACACGATTGTGGAACGGGACGGGTTTCGTATCGGTGTAGTGGGAATTATGGGACAGGATGCGGGGACGGCGATCATTCCTTCTCATGTAGCTGGGGTGGATGTTCGTGATCCGATTCCCGTCGTGCAAGCTTGGGTGGATGAATTGCGCCCTCAAGTTGACATCGTGTTAGCTCTTACTCACCAGGGGAAGACCGCGCCTATGCAAACGGATGATGAAGCGCACCCAGAAATTCACCGAGGGATCGAGGCCGATTATCGGATGGCAGGTGCTGTGAAGGGAATCGATGTTCTCTTTGGTGGCCATGCTGATGCGGGAACCGAAGAAGCTGTAGTCCATAAGAAGACGGGAACGCTCATTATGCAGACCTATGGGCAGGGAACCAGGCTAGGACAGCTTAAACTGTCATTTGATACCGAATTTAAAGAGATTGTTTCGCACGAAGGCAGACTGATTCCGGTAGTGAGTAACGAACTTGAGCCGCATCCTGTGATTGTTGAAAAGCTAGCTCACTACAGAGCTCAGTTTCCGGAGCTTGAGGAAACCGTATTTTATGCTCAGGAGCGATTATCTAGGGCTTACAACGAAGAGTCCGATCTTGGAAATCTCTACGCCGATATTCTGCGAGATGAATTGGAGGCTGAGATAGGTTTTATCAATGCTGGTGCGCTTAGGAAAGATTTGCCTCAGGGAGATGTGCCTTTGGCGGACTTGATGGATTCCTTTCCTTTTCAGGATGAGGTGGTGGTCTTGGAAATGACCGGAGCACAGATCATGGATGTACTGGAACAATCGCTGACTTTGGAGCGTGGGTTACTTCAGTTGTCAGGCCCTAAAGTTCGTTATCATAAACAGCGTTCCACAGCAAATCGTGTTTATACGGTTGAGATGGAAAAGTATTCTCTGAAGCTCTCCCAGACTTACAAGGTAGCGACGATCGAAATCTTAGCCCAGGGTGGAGATCTGTTTTCGGCTTTTACCGAAGCCAAACGACTGACCCCAAAAGGTAGCCAGATTACCTTTGCCGATATGCTCAAGGAAAACCTCAGTCGCCGACAAGTGGTTGGATTGCCAGTTCGTGGAAGGATGATACCGGTTTTGGATTAA